One Ignavibacteria bacterium genomic window, ATGACCAGGGTGATCCAGGTCAGATCAATACCCATGGTTATGCAAGGGCCTCTGAAGAACGAACGCGACGTAGCTTGGAGCGTGGACCGATCTCACTGTCATAGACGCGTTTAACTCCGTCACCCATAGCCCCCTCAATATCACGGATATCACGAACAAGTCGACCCAGTCCGCCAACTTCCACACTGGCTGCCTGATCCGAACCCCACATTGCACGGTCGAGCGTTATGTGGCGCTCTACGAACCGCGCACCTAATGCAACGGCCGCATAGGTGGTTGCCAAACCTACTTCGTGACCGGAATAGCCGATGGGGATGTTGGGGTAGAGCGCCTGCAACGTTTGGATCATCTTGAGATTCAATTCGATCGGAGGACATGGATAGCTCGAGGTAGCATGGGCGATGAGCAATGCCTCTTGGTCCAATGAGGATACCGCATGTTCGATCTCCTCCATCGTGGACATCCCCGTAGAGATGATAAGGGGCTTCCCTGTTGATTGCATTGCTCGAAGGAGTGGCAGATCCGTCAATGAAGCCGATGCGGCCTTATAGAACGGAACATCGAAATGAGCTTCCATGAACGCTACTGCTTCTTCATCCCAACAGGATACTGTCCAGTCAATACCATGTTCACGACAATACCTGTCGATCACTGCATAGTCTTCGGCGGTGAACTCCACCTTGTGTCGATAGTCGATATAGGTCATCCTCCCCCACGGCGTATCACGTTCAAGAAGCCATTGATCCTTGGGCACACACAATTCTGGCGTGCGCTTCTGGAACTTCACACAGTCCGCTCCGGCTGCTACTGCGCCGCCGATCATCTTCTTCGCAACGTCGAGCGACCCGTTATGATTGATCCCGATCTCAGCGATGATGTAGCATGGCGAACCATTTCCGATGCTGCGGCTTCCAAAGTTTCTTGAAGTATTCATAGTGGGTTCCGTGTGAAAGTGTTCGTGGGTGTGTGAATTCTTGCGTGTACGATGTCTACCAAGCGGTCCACCCGCCATCAACAATGAGATTCTGCCCTGTCATGTATCTCGATGCATCACTTGCCAGAAAGACCAATGCCGCTTGATAGTCTGTAGATGTCGCCATTCGACCTAGCGGGGTGCGGCGACTGTATTGCTCAATAAACTGTTCGCTCTGTCCATTCTCTACGCCACCTGGTGAAAGGCAATTGGCTCGCACTCCTCGATGTCCCCAATACGTGGCAAGGAACTTCGTGAGCATGATCACGGCTCCCTTACTTGTGGGATAAGCAGCGCTCTTGTAAAACGTTTGCTCACCTGATGTCGAGCGATAAATGCTCTGATCGGGCGCAACTACACCATAGGTTGATGCAATGTTGATGATCGATCCCTTACCGGACTCTGCCATGATGGATCCAATGATCTGACTCATCAGGAATACTCCGGTGACGTTCACGTCCATCACTCGTCTGAAGAGCTTCACCGGATAATTCTCGAATCTTGAGGACTCTACTGATGACAAGGGGCTCTCCACCATGTCGTTCATGGCCGCGTTGTTCACAAGGACATCTACACCGCCATGCTCGTCCAACAATCGAGAACGCAACTCCATGATGGTCTCGTCATTCGTTACATCGAGTGCCATTCCAACATGTTGCGTCCCGAGGTTCTGTGCCACTTCTTGAGCGGCCTTGGCAGACAGGTCACATGCGAACACGGTGGCGCCGGCATCTGCAAGTGCCTCACAGTGCCTTCTTCCAAGGAGTCCGGCCGCCCCGGTCACCACTGCTACTCTACCATCGAGTCTCATCAGATCTTTACTCATGCGCCTACACTCACGTTGCGTGGTTTGGTGTTGAAATTGCCGGTACGTCGGAACACCGGCTGCACAGGCGTTCCCCGGAGTTGTGCAAGCAGGTTGCTACTGCTTACTGCTTCACGAAGAAGTAGGAGTACCTCGTGATACGACTCAAGAGTGTACGTCACATCGGCAGGTGTATGCGCATATGACATGTTGTGGAAGCCTCCCCACAGGATTCCGCGGGCGATCATCTCTTGCTGCACGTAGGACTTCATCAACATCGGGTCGGCAACTGATCCATCAAACGCCACGATCGTACGTGTGCCAAGCCCCTTACATGATACGTAGGGTATTTCTAGATCTTCGATGAGAGAGTTCAGACCATCTCGAAGCTGACAGCCGAGTTCTTCGATCCTGCGCGGCACATCGTTGTCGGCCAGATATTGGATCGTAGCTTTTGCTGCTGCTAAGGACAGTGCCTCACCACCGAATGTTGTGAAGAAGAACACGTCGTGTGCGCAAAGCTTCATGATGTCTGACCGACCCGTTAAGATCGAAAGGGGCATGCCATTGGCAACGGCTTTCGAGAAGCAGGCGAGATCAGCGCGGACGCCAAATCGTTCCTGAGCACCGCCAAGTGCGATGCGGAACCCTGTCCACATCTCATCGAAGATGAGGAGTATGCCACGTTCATCACAGATCGAACGCAGGGTTTGCAGGAATCCGTCACGGGGCTCCTCAAACACCATTGGCTCGAGGATGATCGCAGCCGTGTTGTCATCGATCGCAGCGAGGACACTATCAACATCATTGTAGTTGAACGTATACGTCAGGTCCTTCACCGATCGCGGAATACCTGCATCACGATCCGTTGTTCCGATGTACCAATCATGCCAGCCATGATATCCACAACAGACGATGGTATCCCGACCGGTAAATGCACGTGCCAGTCGAACAGCTGCTGAGGTAACGTCACACCCGGTCTTAGAGTATCTGACGGATTCTGCGTTCGGAACGATCGATCGGACGAGTTCGGCCACTTCCACCTCAAGGGGATGCATCAACGAAAACGTGATACCATCCTTGAGCTGACGTTCAACGGCTGTATCCACAACTTCGTGACCGTATCCTAGGATCAGCGGGCCAACGGCCATCGTGTAGTCGAGATACTTGTTCCCATCAACGTCCCAAAGATGTGCGCCCTTTGCCCGCTCTGCATAGATCGGCGCAACACCCTGTACGTATTGCCCCGGACCCTTGGCATGCGTCTGTGTGTAGGCAGGAATGAGTCCTTCTGCACGTTGAAGGAGCTGCTCGGAACGAGTGATCGTAGGATACTGTGCGTTAGGCATACGACGGCTCCAGGGACTGACGTTCGATACTTCGCTGAAGGTGCTCCTTGATCCGACGTGCAATGTGGTCACCATTCAGTCCTTCATTCTCAAGTACATCGGGAAGGATCGCCGGACGGAACCATGTTGTAAATCCGATCGGAAGGACATCCACCGACTTGCGACGCT contains:
- a CDS encoding N-acetylneuraminate synthase family protein gives rise to the protein MNTSRNFGSRSIGNGSPCYIIAEIGINHNGSLDVAKKMIGGAVAAGADCVKFQKRTPELCVPKDQWLLERDTPWGRMTYIDYRHKVEFTAEDYAVIDRYCREHGIDWTVSCWDEEAVAFMEAHFDVPFYKAASASLTDLPLLRAMQSTGKPLIISTGMSTMEEIEHAVSSLDQEALLIAHATSSYPCPPIELNLKMIQTLQALYPNIPIGYSGHEVGLATTYAAVALGARFVERHITLDRAMWGSDQAASVEVGGLGRLVRDIRDIEGAMGDGVKRVYDSEIGPRSKLRRVRSSEALA
- a CDS encoding SDR family oxidoreductase, whose amino-acid sequence is MSKDLMRLDGRVAVVTGAAGLLGRRHCEALADAGATVFACDLSAKAAQEVAQNLGTQHVGMALDVTNDETIMELRSRLLDEHGGVDVLVNNAAMNDMVESPLSSVESSRFENYPVKLFRRVMDVNVTGVFLMSQIIGSIMAESGKGSIINIASTYGVVAPDQSIYRSTSGEQTFYKSAAYPTSKGAVIMLTKFLATYWGHRGVRANCLSPGGVENGQSEQFIEQYSRRTPLGRMATSTDYQAALVFLASDASRYMTGQNLIVDGGWTAW
- a CDS encoding aminotransferase class III-fold pyridoxal phosphate-dependent enzyme; the encoded protein is MPNAQYPTITRSEQLLQRAEGLIPAYTQTHAKGPGQYVQGVAPIYAERAKGAHLWDVDGNKYLDYTMAVGPLILGYGHEVVDTAVERQLKDGITFSLMHPLEVEVAELVRSIVPNAESVRYSKTGCDVTSAAVRLARAFTGRDTIVCCGYHGWHDWYIGTTDRDAGIPRSVKDLTYTFNYNDVDSVLAAIDDNTAAIILEPMVFEEPRDGFLQTLRSICDERGILLIFDEMWTGFRIALGGAQERFGVRADLACFSKAVANGMPLSILTGRSDIMKLCAHDVFFFTTFGGEALSLAAAKATIQYLADNDVPRRIEELGCQLRDGLNSLIEDLEIPYVSCKGLGTRTIVAFDGSVADPMLMKSYVQQEMIARGILWGGFHNMSYAHTPADVTYTLESYHEVLLLLREAVSSSNLLAQLRGTPVQPVFRRTGNFNTKPRNVSVGA